One genomic segment of Motacilla alba alba isolate MOTALB_02 chromosome 1A, Motacilla_alba_V1.0_pri, whole genome shotgun sequence includes these proteins:
- the XPOT gene encoding exportin-T isoform X3 has translation MDEQALLGLNPNADADFRQRALAYFEQLKISQDAWQVCAEALAQSIYSDDHIKFFCFQVLEHQVKFKYSELSEVQQQLIRETLITWLQAQMLNPQPEKTFIRNKAAQVFALLFVTEYLTKWPKFFFDILSVVDLNPRGVDMYLRILMAVDAELVDRDVVHTSEEARRNTLLKDTMREQCIPSLVESWYQILQNYQYNNSELTCQCLEVVGAYVSWIDLSLIANERFINMLLGHMSVEVLREEACDCLFEIVNKGMDPIDKTKLVESLCQVLQSAGLFSIDQEDDVDFLARFSKLVNGMGQALIASWTKLIKNGDMKSAQDTLQAIEAKVALMLQLLIHEDDDISSNIIGFCYDYLHILKQLSALSDQQKANVEAIMLAVMKKLTYDEEYNFENEGEDEAMFVEYRKQLKLLLDRLAQVSPELLLASVRRVFNTTLQNWQTTRFMEVEVAIRLLYMLAEALPVSHGAHFSGDVTKATALQDMMRTLVTSGVSAYQHTSVTLEFFETVVRYEKFFAVEPQHIPTVLMAFLDHRGLRHTSPKVRSRTAYLFSRFVKSLNKQMNPFIEDVLNRIQDLMELSPPENGYQALLSSDDQLFIYETAGVLIVNSEYSAERKQVLMRNLLTPLMEKFKVLLEKLMMAQDEDRQMALADCLNHAVGFASRTSKAFSNKQTVKQCGCSEVYLDCLQTFLPALSCPLQKEVLRSGVRTFLHRMIICLEEEVLPFIPSASEHMLKDCEAKDLQEFIPLINQITAKFKTQVSPFLQQMFMPLLHAIFEVLLLPAEENDQSAALEKQMLRRSYFAFLQTVTGSGMSEVIANQGETSQKYLRFVQKRAILKLKHIFQVSIYIK, from the exons ATGGATGAACAAGCCCTTTTAGGGCTCAACCCAAATGCTGATGCAGACTTCAGACAACGA GCACTAGCCTACTTTGAGCAGCTCAAGATATCTCAGGATGCTTGGCAAGTCTGTGCAGAAGCATTAGCTCAGAGTATATACAG tgaTGATCACATAAAGTTCTTCTGCTTTCAAGTTCTGGAACATCAAGTTAAGTTCAA atacTCTGAACTTTCTGAAGTCCAGCAGCAGCTAATTAGGGAAACGCTCATAACATGGCTGCAAGCACAG ATGCTGAATCCCCAGCCTGAGAAGACTTTTATTCGcaacaaagcagcacaagtcTTTGCATTGCTTTTTGTTACTGAATATCTCACAAAATGGCCCAAGTTTTTTTTTGACATTCTGTCAGTAGTTGACCTTAATCCACGAGGTGTGGATATGTACCTCAGAATCCTGATGGCTGTCGATGCTGAGCTGGTGGACCGGGATGTTGTTCATACATCAGAG GAGGCTCGTAGGAACACCTTATTAAAAGATACTATGAGGGAACAGTGCATTCCAAGTTTGGTGGAGTCGTGGTACCAAATCTTACAAAATTATCAATATAATAACTCAGAGTTGACATGCCAGTGCCTTGAAGTAGTTGGAGCTTATGTATCCTGGATAGATTTGAGCCTGATAGCCAATGAAAG gttTATAAATATGCTGCTAGGTCACATGTCTGTGGAAGTTCTCCGGGAAGAAGCCTGTGATTGTTTGTTTGAAATTGTAAATAAGGGAATGGACCCAATTGATAAAACAAAACTGGTTGAGTCTTTATGTCAAGTATTGCAGTCTGCTGGCCTCTTCAGTATTGATCAG GAAGATGATGTGGATTTTCTGGCCAGATTTTCTAAGCTGGTCAATGGGATGGGGCAAGCATTAATAGCTAGTTGGACTAAACTGATAAAAAATGGTGATATGAAGAGTGCTCAAGACACGCTACAAGCTATTGAAGCAAAAGTGGCCCTGATGTTGCAACTTCTAATTCATGAAGATGATGACATCTCTTCTAACATCATTGGCTTTTGTTACGACTACCTTCACATCCTGAAACAA ctttctgcGCTCTCAGACCAACAAAAAGCTAATGTAGAG GCAATCATGTTGGCTGTTATGAAGAAGTTGACATATGATgaagaatataattttgaaaatgag ggTGAAGATGAAGCAATGTTTGTGGAGTACAGAAAACAATTGAAACTGTTGCTGGACAGACTTGCTCAGGTTTCACCAGAATTACTGTTGGCATCTGTCCGCAGAGTTTTTAACACTACACTTCA GAACTGGCAGACTACACGATTTATGGAAGTAGAAGTGGCAATAAGGCTGCTGTATATGTTGGCTGAGGCTCTTCCTGTATCTCATGGTGCTCATTTCTCTGGTGATGTTACTAAAGCTACAGCTTTACAAGACATGATGAGAACG CTGGTGACTTCTGGTGTTAGTGCCTATCAACACACATCAGTGACCCTGGAATTTTTTGAAACAGTGGTTAGATATGAAAAATTCTTTGCTGTTGAACCTCAGCACATTCCAACTGTACTA ATGGCATTTTTAGATCACCGTGGTCTTCGTCATACAAGTCCCAAAGTACGGAGTCGAACAGCTTACCTCTTTTCCAGATTTGTCAAGTCTCTTAA TAAGCAAATGAATCCCTTTATTGAAGATGTTCTGAACAGAATACAAGACCTGATGGAACTTTCTCCTCCT GAAAATGGCTACCAGGCACTGTTAAGCAGTGATGATCAACTTTTCATTTATGAAACAGCCGGAGTGTTAATAGTTAACAGCGAATactctgcagaaagaaaacaggttCTGATGAGGAATTTGTTGACTCCGCTGATGGAGAAGTTCAAAGTACTGTTAGAAAAACTGATGATGGCACAAGATGAGGACAGACAGATGGCACTGGCTGACTGCCTCAATCATGCTGTTGGGTTTGCTAG CCGAACCAGCAAGGCTTTCAGCAATAAGCAAACTGTAAAACAATGTGGATGCTCGGAGGTTTATCTGGACTGCTTACAAACGTTTCTGCCAGCTCTCAGTTGTCCATTACAAAAGGAAGTTCTGAGAAGTGGTGTCCGCACTTTCCTTCACCGCATGATTATTTGCCTagaggaagaagttcttccgttcattccttctgcctctgaacACATGCTTAAAGATTGTGAAGCAAAAGATCTTCAAGAATTCATTCCTCTTATAAACCAAATAACAGCTAAGTTTAAG ACACAGGTTTCACCTTTTCTGCAACAGATGTTTATGCCACTCCTTCATGCTATTTTTGAGGTGTTGCTCcttccagcagaagaaaatgaccAGTCTGCTGCtttagaaaagcaaatgttaaGGAGGAGttactttgcttttctgcagacGGTAACTGGCAGTGGAATGAGTGAAGTCATAGCTAATCAGG GGGAAACTTCCCAAAAATATTTGAGATTTGTGCAAAAAAGAGCTATTTTGAAGTTGAAGCATATCTTCCAGGTcagtatttatataaaatag